One part of the Kryptolebias marmoratus isolate JLee-2015 linkage group LG13, ASM164957v2, whole genome shotgun sequence genome encodes these proteins:
- the cxxc5a gene encoding CXXC-type zinc finger protein 5 isoform X1 codes for MSSGLSEGGQTKDLERSSCKPDSPVTERRNRSGIISEPLSKSLKNSRTLSQYTAVSSATTNGHTDSSATKSHSAKPQPLPPPQPTVSTLTAAKLDRTLEQVLEGQNGLLHFAQAAALLKRAGMEHMLLPGGMGVGVGGGDTGLGANDLEGTSVADAVGGPVDFPYGVGGGFPFNPGLFIMTPAGVFLADSALHMAGLAEYPAQSELASAINSGKKKRKRCGMCPPCRRRINCEQCSSCRNRKTGHQICKFRKCEELKKKPSAALEKVMLPAGAAFRWFQ; via the exons ATGTCTAGCGGGCTGTCGGAAGGGGGCCAGACCAAGGACCTGGAGCGGAGCAGCTGCAAACCGGACTCTCCTGTCACTGAGCGCAGGAATCGAAGTGGCATCATCAGCGAGCCCCTCAGTAAGAGCCTTAAGAACTCCCGTACCCTGTCGCAGTATACAGCAGTCTCCTCTGCCACCACCAATGGACACACGGACAGTAGCGCAACAAAGAGCCACTCGGCCAAACCTCAGCCGCTCCCGCCGCCTCAACCTACGGTCTCCACACTGACGGCAGCCAAGTTGGACCGAACCTTAGAACAGGTTCTGGAGGGACAGAATGGCCTGCTGCACTTTGCCCAGGCAGCAGCACTGTTAAAGCGGGCCGGTATGGAGCACATGCTCCTGCCTGGGGGCATGGGAGTGGGAGTTGGCGGTGGAGATACAGGCTTGGGGGCGAACGACTTGGAGGGTACGTCTGTCGCGGACGCCGTAGGTGGTCCGGTCGACTTCCCATATGGAGTAGGGGGTGGCTTCCCCTTCAACCCGGGGCTTTTCATCATGACGCCGGCTGGAGTCTTTCTGGCGGACAGCGCACTTCACATGGCTGGCCTGGCCGAATACCCAGCACAGAGCGAGCTGGCCTCTGCTATCAACTCCGGTAAAAAGAAACGAAAACGTTGCGGCATGTGCCCACCGTGCCGACGGCGGATTAACTGCGAGCAGTGCAGCAGCTGCCGGAACAGAAAAACGGGCCACCAGATCTGCAAGTTTCGCAAAtgtgaggagctgaagaagaagccGTCTGCTGCTCTGGAG AAGGTGATGCTTCCTGCGGGAGCGGCGTTCCGGTGGTTCCAGTAG
- the cxxc5a gene encoding CXXC-type zinc finger protein 5 isoform X2, translated as MSSGLSEGGQTKDLERSSCKPDSPVTERRNRSGIISEPLSKSLKNSRTLSQYTAVSSATTNGHTDSSATKSHSAKPQPLPPPQPTVSTLTAAKLDRTLEQVLEGQNGLLHFAQAAALLKRAGMEHMLLPGGMGVGVGGGDTGLGANDLEGTSVADAVGGPVDFPYGVGGGFPFNPGLFIMTPAGVFLADSALHMAGLAEYPAQSELASAINSGKKKRKRCGMCPPCRRRINCEQCSSCRNRKTGHQICKFRKCEELKKKPSAALEVMLPAGAAFRWFQ; from the exons ATGTCTAGCGGGCTGTCGGAAGGGGGCCAGACCAAGGACCTGGAGCGGAGCAGCTGCAAACCGGACTCTCCTGTCACTGAGCGCAGGAATCGAAGTGGCATCATCAGCGAGCCCCTCAGTAAGAGCCTTAAGAACTCCCGTACCCTGTCGCAGTATACAGCAGTCTCCTCTGCCACCACCAATGGACACACGGACAGTAGCGCAACAAAGAGCCACTCGGCCAAACCTCAGCCGCTCCCGCCGCCTCAACCTACGGTCTCCACACTGACGGCAGCCAAGTTGGACCGAACCTTAGAACAGGTTCTGGAGGGACAGAATGGCCTGCTGCACTTTGCCCAGGCAGCAGCACTGTTAAAGCGGGCCGGTATGGAGCACATGCTCCTGCCTGGGGGCATGGGAGTGGGAGTTGGCGGTGGAGATACAGGCTTGGGGGCGAACGACTTGGAGGGTACGTCTGTCGCGGACGCCGTAGGTGGTCCGGTCGACTTCCCATATGGAGTAGGGGGTGGCTTCCCCTTCAACCCGGGGCTTTTCATCATGACGCCGGCTGGAGTCTTTCTGGCGGACAGCGCACTTCACATGGCTGGCCTGGCCGAATACCCAGCACAGAGCGAGCTGGCCTCTGCTATCAACTCCGGTAAAAAGAAACGAAAACGTTGCGGCATGTGCCCACCGTGCCGACGGCGGATTAACTGCGAGCAGTGCAGCAGCTGCCGGAACAGAAAAACGGGCCACCAGATCTGCAAGTTTCGCAAAtgtgaggagctgaagaagaagccGTCTGCTGCTCTGGAG GTGATGCTTCCTGCGGGAGCGGCGTTCCGGTGGTTCCAGTAG